From Prochlorococcus sp. MIT 1223, the proteins below share one genomic window:
- a CDS encoding carbohydrate porin, protein MKLFQQLLVAPAALGLIAPMAVNATELNIEAISDYAPLTNTYQAASELSDIHPSDWTFQALVDIRNNRGCNVSLPKGVITRAEAAAILNKCIGNAEKLNASELRLIDEFESEIAILRGTDEILGDLAFEAGQFSTTTKLSGYSNFLIGYESKHQGYENVHGFYGYGLDINTSFTGEDILYAGIAQGNFDASSSELSSMDMSDTSDDLNVGSLFYSFPFGGGTLTAGPLLDQDDVVSVTTSVYSDAWKLGGNPFTLPGTTGYGAAYSIALDSGYNFGASIIGADAADLNKGIGTKESDDILTAMFGYDGDNFGGGLIFTHLGHGNTTTGYTAVGGGLYYQAENWSVSATYDTKDDEDTTEDLEAWLIGTDIAFGPGTFSAAISNVSDKDDSPGQATADEDEIQYELYYTYNLNDYITITPGVFFIEGDTYDNREDTRGAAINTSFSF, encoded by the coding sequence ATGAAACTTTTCCAGCAATTGCTGGTGGCGCCTGCTGCGTTGGGGTTAATTGCTCCCATGGCAGTAAATGCTACCGAATTAAATATCGAGGCGATCTCTGACTACGCCCCACTAACCAACACTTATCAAGCCGCTTCCGAATTATCTGACATTCATCCAAGTGATTGGACATTTCAAGCGCTGGTTGACATTCGGAACAATCGCGGATGCAATGTATCTCTACCTAAAGGAGTCATCACACGAGCTGAAGCAGCGGCAATTCTAAATAAATGCATAGGTAATGCTGAGAAACTGAATGCTTCCGAGCTACGTCTAATAGACGAGTTCGAGTCAGAGATTGCCATCCTAAGAGGAACAGATGAGATCCTAGGAGACTTAGCTTTTGAAGCAGGACAATTCTCCACAACTACAAAGTTAAGTGGTTATAGCAATTTCCTCATAGGATATGAATCTAAGCATCAGGGGTACGAGAATGTACATGGCTTCTATGGCTATGGGCTAGACATCAACACTAGTTTCACTGGTGAAGATATTCTATACGCTGGAATTGCACAAGGTAACTTTGATGCATCCAGTAGTGAGTTAAGCAGTATGGATATGTCGGATACAAGTGACGACCTAAATGTTGGTTCGCTCTTTTATTCATTCCCATTTGGGGGAGGAACCCTTACTGCTGGCCCACTATTAGACCAAGACGATGTAGTTTCTGTTACAACATCTGTTTATTCAGATGCATGGAAACTTGGTGGCAACCCATTTACTCTTCCTGGCACTACTGGCTATGGAGCTGCCTATTCAATTGCCCTTGATAGTGGCTACAACTTTGGAGCTAGCATAATTGGAGCAGATGCTGCAGATTTGAATAAGGGAATTGGAACAAAAGAGTCTGACGACATCCTTACGGCGATGTTTGGCTATGACGGCGATAACTTTGGAGGTGGTCTAATATTTACTCACCTCGGTCATGGGAACACTACTACTGGCTACACAGCAGTAGGTGGTGGACTTTACTATCAGGCAGAAAATTGGAGTGTTAGCGCAACTTATGACACTAAAGATGATGAAGATACAACTGAAGATCTTGAAGCTTGGCTAATCGGAACAGACATCGCATTCGGACCTGGTACATTCAGTGCCGCAATAAGCAATGTCTCTGACAAAGACGATAGCCCTGGTCAGGCCACAGCAGACGAAGATGAAATTCAGTATGAACTCTATTATACTTATAACCTGAATGACTACATAACAATTACACCAGGCGTATTCTTTATTGAAGGGGATACATATGACAACAGAGAAGATACAAGAGGTGCTGCAATAAATACTAGCTTCTCCTTCTAG
- a CDS encoding 16S rRNA (cytosine(967)-C(5))-methyltransferase — protein sequence MLSNTKGLLPRQGAWEVLQSVAAGAYADVALDRAIKKYSLLGSDRSLLTELAYGAIRNRYLLDCWIDYLGKKPAKKQPPLLRWLLHIGIYQIIRMKKIPVSAAINTSVEIAKTGNLKNLAPVVNGLLRAVNRAYIAEIDLPLPESFQARIRQEYSLPNWLVAELISWFGESQAEIISRAFNNVPSFDLRVNRIRETPFELQKQLAEVGIESSLMPDFPDGLSVEKGLRDLNQWPGYTEGKWCVQDRSSQWVAPLLEPQPGERILDACAAPGSKTTHLAELIGNDGEIWAVDRSLSRLKLVTENATRLGTDCINVLEADSLKLLNIRPDWEGYFHRILIDAPCSGLGTLSRNPDARWRLTPMKIRELTLLQEKLLKSIVPLLKPGGRMVYSTCSIHPEENSRQIERFLSTCSDMSLKKEKQILPDTTRQGDGFYAAILELN from the coding sequence TTGTTGTCAAATACAAAAGGTCTGTTACCTAGACAAGGGGCTTGGGAAGTCTTGCAATCTGTAGCAGCAGGTGCTTATGCAGATGTCGCTTTAGATCGAGCTATCAAGAAGTATTCTTTGCTGGGATCTGATAGATCACTTTTAACTGAATTGGCATATGGAGCTATCAGAAATAGATATTTGCTTGATTGTTGGATTGACTATTTAGGGAAGAAGCCAGCTAAAAAGCAGCCACCCTTATTACGATGGCTATTGCATATTGGTATTTATCAAATTATACGAATGAAAAAGATACCTGTTTCTGCAGCAATTAATACGAGTGTTGAGATTGCTAAAACAGGTAATTTAAAAAATCTTGCCCCTGTTGTTAATGGATTATTGCGTGCTGTTAACCGTGCATATATAGCAGAGATTGATCTTCCTCTACCAGAGAGTTTTCAGGCTCGTATAAGACAAGAATATTCTTTGCCTAATTGGTTGGTAGCAGAACTTATTAGCTGGTTTGGAGAAAGTCAAGCAGAGATAATTTCGAGAGCTTTTAATAATGTCCCTTCATTTGATTTGAGAGTTAACCGTATTCGCGAGACTCCTTTTGAACTTCAAAAACAATTAGCTGAAGTAGGTATTGAGAGTTCCTTAATGCCTGATTTCCCAGATGGGTTAAGTGTTGAAAAAGGTTTAAGAGATTTAAATCAATGGCCTGGCTACACTGAAGGTAAATGGTGTGTTCAGGATAGATCTTCACAGTGGGTTGCTCCATTGTTAGAACCACAACCAGGAGAACGTATCCTTGATGCATGTGCTGCACCAGGCTCTAAAACAACACATTTAGCTGAATTAATCGGAAATGATGGAGAAATTTGGGCAGTAGATAGATCTTTGTCTCGTTTGAAATTAGTGACTGAAAATGCAACTCGTCTAGGTACTGATTGCATAAATGTTTTAGAGGCTGATTCGTTAAAATTGTTGAATATTAGGCCAGACTGGGAGGGTTATTTTCACAGGATTTTGATAGATGCACCTTGCTCAGGACTGGGTACGCTGTCTAGGAATCCAGATGCACGCTGGCGACTAACCCCAATGAAAATTAGAGAGTTAACTCTACTTCAAGAAAAATTGCTTAAATCGATTGTTCCTTTGTTGAAACCAGGTGGCCGTATGGTCTATTCAACTTGCTCTATTCACCCAGAAGAAAACTCGCGTCAAATTGAAAGGTTCTTATCTACTTGTTCTGACATGAGTTTAAAGAAAGAAAAACAAATTTTACCTGATACGACTAGGCAAGGTGATGGCTTTTATGCCGCTATATTGGAACTTAATTAA